The genomic window GAGCTGGACGGGATTCAGGCAGGACGAGGTCACCTATGTGCGCGACCCGCGCTACGCAGGAACCACGAAGTACCCGCTCGGAAAGATGATTCGCTTCGCCCTCAACGGGATCACCTCGTTCTCGGACAAACCCCTCAAGGTGGCGAGCCTCCTGGGAAGTCTCCTCTCCCTCGCGGGCTTTCTCTACCTCCTCTACGTGCTCTACCTCAGGCTCTTCACCGATCGCGTGGTCCAGGGGTGGGCGAGCATCGTGGTCCTCATACTGGTCTTCAACGGCTTCACCCTCCTGTCCCTCGGGATCCTGGGCGAGTACGTGGGAAGGATCTACGACGAGGTGAAACAGCGGCCCCTCTACATCGTGGAGGAGGCCCTGGGCGTGGAGGAGAAGGAGATGCGGCATGGGTGAGAGATCCCGGCACCTGCACCTCGCCCTCCAGTTCGTACGGTTCAACCTGGTGGGCACCATCAACACCCTCATCGACGTGGGTGTCTTCGCCCTCCTCACCTCGCTGGGCACCCCACCGGTCGCCGCCCAACCTGTCTCCTACTTCTGCGGCATGGTGAACGGCTTCTTCCTCCACAAGTACTGGACCTTCAGGCAACGGAGAGGGTCGTGGGGAGTTCAGGCCCTCAAGTTCGTGTTCGTGAACCTTGCGGGGATCCTCCTCACCACGAGCATCATCGCCCTCTTTGAGGAGCTCGTTGCCCCCACCGCCTGGGGGTCTACCCTGATCCTCGCCTGGCCTGCCTACGTGGTGGCAGGCAAGGCCTGCGCCCTCGTGGCAGGCAGCCTCCTCACCTTCACCGCCAACAGGTGGTGGGTCTTCAGAGCGGAATAGCTCCCCACAACAAAAAAACGGGGAGGGGCTTCCCCCTCCCCATGCGGTACCTGTGCTAGTTCATCTCCACGTGGCTCCACGGATAGGAGCCCTTGTAGTGGATGTACCAGTAGCCATCGGAGGCAGGCGGGATGGCATGCTGAGGCACCCAGGTATTGGCATAGTCGGTACCGTTGATCTCGAGGAGATCGAGGTTCCAGGAGTTCACATACCGGCCCCAATTGGTGGTGGTGGAGAAGTCGTCCGTCTTCCAGTAGTACTCACCCGCCCCGTCGTAGCTGAAGGGAAGGGCGATCTCGGTATACTCACCTCCACCGGGCGTAGAAGTAGGTGTGGGGGTGGGGGTGGCCGTAGGCGTCGGTGTGGGAGTGGGGGTCGGAGTCGGCGTGGGTGTGGGTGTGGGTGTGGGTGTGGGTGTGGGTGTGGAACCACCGCTCACGTACTGCATGAGCCAGGAGAGGGCGGGCCGCTCCGTGCCGTCGGAGTGCAGCAGGTACGCCTCGCTCTGCCAGATGTGTCCCTCCACATACCCCCAGAGCGTCACACCCCTCACCGAGGGATGCTCCCACAACACCGGAAACTTCTCCTGGTACCGCTGAAGCTGCGTCTGATCGTCACCCCTCATGTCCAACTCGGACACATAGATGGGAAGACCCGTCTGCGCAAGCATGTCGAGCACCTGCTCCATCGTGGACACGCTCACGCT from Spirochaeta thermophila DSM 6192 includes these protein-coding regions:
- a CDS encoding GtrA family protein codes for the protein MGERSRHLHLALQFVRFNLVGTINTLIDVGVFALLTSLGTPPVAAQPVSYFCGMVNGFFLHKYWTFRQRRGSWGVQALKFVFVNLAGILLTTSIIALFEELVAPTAWGSTLILAWPAYVVAGKACALVAGSLLTFTANRWWVFRAE